Below is a window of Arabidopsis thaliana chromosome 2, partial sequence DNA.
GACTTTAGTATCTCTTTCCAATAAACCGAAAATGTGGGtgagaataaagaaaagtgaaaTGTTTTGGGTCATATTCATCATAAAATGCAAATAGCGGGGCGAAAAGTATGAAGATGGGAAAAAACGAAAAGGACTGAAAGTGAAAGGGCTTaaccaaaagcaaaataatGGGTCCCACAACACGTGGCCTGtgtcatttcttcttcttctccatccatataaagaagaagaaagagatgagatGCAAGGTAGTATATGCagcaagaacaacaacaagaaccaaagtaacaaaaacaatctctAAAACCATATCAATGGGACTACAAGGTCAGCTCTCCGACGTGTCATCAGATTCGATCCCACTGATGCTACTGGCTCTCCTCGCAACTTTCTTCAGACACGTCCGgtctcttctcctcttcccTTCTTCTGCCcccgttgttgttgttacttcAAACCTCAGCGTCCTCGCCGACCAGCTCAACCTAAATCGCCTCTTCTCGTACCGCTACTCCGACAACGCAGCCTCTGACTGCATCGTGTGTCTGTCTAAACTCAAGACCGGAGAAGAAGTGAGGAAGCTAGATTGCAGACACGTCTTCCATAAGCAGTGTTTGGAAGGCTGGCTTCAACATCTCAACTTCAATTGCCCGCTCTGTAGATCTCCATTGCtacctcatcatcatcagggACATGGCAGTGATGCGTCGATCTCAGCCTTCCCTCTTCGCTCTACCTCTACTGCATCATCTCATTGATTTTTatgtgaagaaagaagaaagaagaaagcaagagagaagaagatggagggAGGatgcttttttatttatcttccttctcctctttCCTTTTTAGGAGAAGATTCTTATTTCTTACTACAGAAGATTGATTCTtcttatatatctatatatataaccttcTATATTTAGCTATGTTTTTGAGGAATCTCAGATCGGAAGAGAGgtccttttgtttttcagatttCCACTCTGTAAATTCTTAGTatgaaaagaatcaaattaaGCTTCATGTATTCCTCCTTGGCTGGTAAATCTTTTTGTAGTATATTTGACAAAGCCTACTACTATTTAATTTTGCATTCTAGACAATCTTGAAGCTTTACACTATGGACTTTGTTCTGGTTTCCACACTTTGCATTATTGCTATTGACGTTAAAAGGTAGGTAACACTATTTATTGTGTCGAAATTctacaagaaaatatcataGCACCTCATTTGGTAACAAACTACACttgtattaattttgttattgtaaaGACTGTCTGTGTCTAaagtttatcaaaaatatcCTATATGTAGTAATGTGAGTTGCAAATTCGTCCAATCTTTTAGTAACTAGTTGTAGCTCCGCTAAATAGTTTTCGTTTTCTATAGATCCGCCCATGATAACACCCACATTTCAACTTGAATAAAGTTGTACTAAGCGATCAATACAGTATTACAAGGTGTTTCTGAACATATGCTCAACTAACAGTTAACACATTATAATACAATATGAATAAGACTCAGTTAATCATTTAACATTTCTATTTGCGAATAAGAATATGCTCTAGTTTCGTAAACAATGTGTACCATATCCTTTTGAGGATTGAGGTCCGTTTTGGCAGTATTCCTAACgaattctaaaatatttagctAATTCAGATAATCAAAATGCTGGAAtagctcagttggttagaGCGTGTGGCTGTTAACCACAAGGTCGGAGGTTCGACCCCTCCTTCTAGcgattacttttttttttttaactcgtCACGTAGTTTCCTTAAATGGGCTTCGTCGAGGCCCATGCCAACACTTTGTGTTGATTATTATTCCATTCgctttaaagtttaaagttgTGGcgatgaaataaaaatgtgaCAGATGTGTTGTTGCTTGTTGAATGTATAAAAGGGTAAATATCAGCTAGCTAACAATGGCTTTACTATAAATCAACCCCTGAAACGTTGTTTCAGCTAAGAATGTTGGAGATGGGACCCGTAAACCAGTGGCGGGCACTGAAAAGCCAATATGAGAGGGTTATGGCCACCAAACCAGCAACTGCCACCGGAGTGTAGTTGAGTGTCTCTGCTGTTATGGGATATGCCACGGGTAAGGAGAAGAGGACTGATATGGTTACAACCCACAGGACTGCCACCCACCCGACTACCATTCCGTATTTTCCCAGGCTGAATGGTCCAGGTACGAAGGTGTTGCGCGCAAGCGTCACTCTCAATATAATCGGGATTGCGTATGCTATGTACAGTCCAATCGTTGCGATCGACACCATTGCTTGGAACGCCACTATGCTCCCCAGTGACTGCCAGTTTCATCTCATCAATCAGCAATCCCAACACACAAAAGAGAGATAcacagaaagagagaagggGACTTACGGTGAGGGCCATACAAAATGATATGAGAGCAGAGAGCCAAACCGCATTAATGGGGACCTCTCTGCTGTTCACTTTGTGCCATAACGGCGACATTGGCATCGCTCCATCTCTCGAAAACGCATACGCCATCCTGATTAACCAAACACACATATGATCAAGTCCTAAATGCAGACAGAATATGTTTTAACCAAACatgaatgtatatatatacctggAATTGCTGGTGACAGAGCTCATGCCACAGAAAAACACAGCAACCGCAACAACGCCTAAGCACACGATTCCACCAGTACCGCTCCCAAACCTATTCTTGAAAGCTAAGTAGAAGATCTCAGCAATGGCATACCCACCAGAGTTGTTGGTCTCACTCAGAAGAGAAGGTATGTCTGTGACGGCATAGCTTATGCCCAATATATAACCCCATCCAAACAGAATTGATATACCAATTGCACTGATTATTCCTCTGGGCCCGTTCTTGTCTGCGTCGACTGTCTCTTCTGTCT
It encodes the following:
- the RHA2B gene encoding RING-H2 finger protein 2B (RING-H2 finger protein 2B (RHA2B); CONTAINS InterPro DOMAIN/s: Zinc finger, RING-type (InterPro:IPR001841), Zinc finger, C3HC4 RING-type (InterPro:IPR018957); BEST Arabidopsis thaliana protein match is: RING-H2 finger A2A (TAIR:AT1G15100.1); Has 8536 Blast hits to 8514 proteins in 269 species: Archae - 0; Bacteria - 0; Metazoa - 2151; Fungi - 713; Plants - 4534; Viruses - 16; Other Eukaryotes - 1122 (source: NCBI BLink).), with product MGLQGQLSDVSSDSIPLMLLALLATFFRHVRSLLLFPSSAPVVVVTSNLSVLADQLNLNRLFSYRYSDNAASDCIVCLSKLKTGEEVRKLDCRHVFHKQCLEGWLQHLNFNCPLCRSPLLPHHHQGHGSDASISAFPLRSTSTASSH
- the RHA2B gene encoding RING-H2 finger protein 2B gives rise to the protein MRCKVVYAARTTTRTKVTKTISKTISMGLQGQLSDVSSDSIPLMLLALLATFFRHVRSLLLFPSSAPVVVVTSNLSVLADQLNLNRLFSYRYSDNAASDCIVCLSKLKTGEEVRKLDCRHVFHKQCLEGWLQHLNFNCPLCRSPLLPHHHQGHGSDASISAFPLRSTSTASSH
- the RHA2B gene encoding RING-H2 finger protein 2B; the encoded protein is MGPTTRGLCHFFFFSIHIKKKKEMRCKVVYAARTTTRTKVTKTISKTISMGLQGQLSDVSSDSIPLMLLALLATFFRHVRSLLLFPSSAPVVVVTSNLSVLADQLNLNRLFSYRYSDNAASDCIVCLSKLKTGEEVRKLDCRHVFHKQCLEGWLQHLNFNCPLCRSPLLPHHHQGHGSDASISAFPLRSTSTASSH
- the BAT1 gene encoding bidirectional amino acid transporter 1 (bidirectional amino acid transporter 1 (BAT1); FUNCTIONS IN: arginine transmembrane transporter activity, L-lysine transmembrane transporter activity, L-alanine transmembrane transporter activity, L-glutamate transmembrane transporter activity; INVOLVED IN: transport, amino acid transport, transmembrane transport; LOCATED IN: integral to membrane, membrane; EXPRESSED IN: 24 plant structures; EXPRESSED DURING: 13 growth stages; CONTAINS InterPro DOMAIN/s: Amino acid permease subfamily (InterPro:IPR004756), Amino acid/polyamine transporter I (InterPro:IPR002293), Amino acid permease domain (InterPro:IPR004841); Has 35333 Blast hits to 34131 proteins in 2444 species: Archae - 798; Bacteria - 22429; Metazoa - 974; Fungi - 991; Plants - 531; Viruses - 0; Other Eukaryotes - 9610 (source: NCBI BLink).); this translates as MCVGLSMAEICSSYPTSGGLYYWSAMLAGPRWAPLASWMTGWFNIVGQWAVTASVDFSLAQLIQVIVLLSTGGRNGGGYKGSDFVVIGIHGGILFIHALLNSLPISVLSFIGQLAALWNLLGVLVLMILIPLVSTERATTKFVFTNFNTDNGLGITSYAYIFVLGLLMSQYTITGYDASAHMTEETVDADKNGPRGIISAIGISILFGWGYILGISYAVTDIPSLLSETNNSGGYAIAEIFYLAFKNRFGSGTGGIVCLGVVAVAVFFCGMSSVTSNSRMAYAFSRDGAMPMSPLWHKVNSREVPINAVWLSALISFCMALTSLGSIVAFQAMVSIATIGLYIAYAIPIILRVTLARNTFVPGPFSLGKYGMVVGWVAVLWVVTISVLFSLPVAYPITAETLNYTPVAVAGLVAITLSYWLFSARHWFTGPISNILS